The following proteins are encoded in a genomic region of Cricetulus griseus strain 17A/GY chromosome 7, alternate assembly CriGri-PICRH-1.0, whole genome shotgun sequence:
- the Atp5mc1 gene encoding ATP synthase F(0) complex subunit C1, mitochondrial has product MQTTKALLVTPVLIRSCTRGLIRPLSASLLSRPEAPSKQPSCSSSPLQVARREFQTSVVSRDIDTAAKFIGAGAATVGVAGSGAGIGTVFGSLIIGYARNPSLKQQLFSYAILGFALSEAMGLFCLMVAFLILFAM; this is encoded by the exons ATCCGCTCCTGTACCAGGGGTCTAATCAGGCCTTTGTCTGCCTCCCTCTTGAGTAGACCAGAGGCCCCATCTAAACAG CCTTCCTGCAGCAGCTCCCCTCTCCAGGTGGCCAGACGGGAATTCCAGACCAGTGTTGTTTCCCGGGACATTGACACAGCTGCCAAGTTCATTGGTGCTGGGGCTGCCACAGTTGGTGTGGCTGGATCAGGGGCTGGCATTGGAACAGTATTTGGTAGCTTGATTATTGGTTATGCCAG GAACCCGTCTCTCAAGCAACAGCTCTTCTCCTATGCCATTCTGGGCTTTGCCCTGTCTGAGGCCATGGGGCTCTTCTGTTTGATGGTcgccttcctcatcctcttcgcCATGTGA